In one Staphylococcus lutrae genomic region, the following are encoded:
- the rimM gene encoding ribosome maturation factor RimM (Essential for efficient processing of 16S rRNA), with product MNVEVGKIVNTHGIKGEVKVQSHSDFTDVRFQPGEVLQAEFQGKTLDLTVRSHRMHKGLHMLTFEGYTNINEIEHLKGTHLFQERDHKAIELDEHEFYYSDIIGCTVFDGDRPIGRVTEIFETGANDVWVVKGDKEHLIPYIADVVKEVDVEGRRIVITPLEGLLNE from the coding sequence ATGAACGTAGAAGTAGGTAAAATTGTGAATACACATGGAATTAAAGGTGAAGTGAAAGTGCAGTCGCATTCTGATTTTACAGATGTGCGCTTTCAACCGGGTGAAGTGTTACAAGCAGAATTTCAAGGTAAAACACTGGATTTAACCGTACGTTCACATCGTATGCATAAAGGGTTACATATGTTGACGTTTGAAGGCTATACGAATATTAATGAGATTGAACATTTGAAAGGGACACATCTTTTTCAAGAACGAGATCATAAAGCGATTGAATTAGATGAGCATGAGTTTTACTATTCAGATATTATCGGTTGTACAGTGTTTGATGGCGACCGTCCCATTGGCCGTGTAACAGAAATTTTCGAAACGGGTGCGAATGACGTTTGGGTTGTTAAAGGTGATAAAGAACATTTAATTCCGTATATTGCTGACGTCGTTAAAGAAGTTGACGTTGAAGGACGTCGCATCGTCATTACGCCATTAGAAGGGTTGTTAAACGAATGA
- the rplS gene encoding 50S ribosomal protein L19, with translation MTNHKLIEAVTKSQLREDIPTFRPGDTLRVHVRIVEGSRERIQVFEGVVIKRRGGGISETFTVRKISSGVGVERTFPVHTPKIEKIEVKRRGKVRRAKLYYLRSLRGKAARIQEIR, from the coding sequence ATGACAAATCATAAGTTAATTGAAGCAGTTACAAAATCACAATTACGCGAAGATATTCCAACATTCCGTCCAGGTGACACTTTACGTGTACACGTACGTATTGTTGAAGGTAGCCGTGAGCGTATCCAAGTCTTTGAAGGTGTTGTGATCAAACGTCGTGGTGGTGGCATTTCTGAAACTTTCACAGTTCGTAAAATCTCATCAGGTGTAGGCGTTGAACGTACATTCCCAGTTCATACACCAAAAATTGAGAAAATCGAAGTGAAACGTCGCGGTAAAGTCCGTCGTGCGAAACTTTACTACCTACGTAGCCTTCGCGGTAAAGCTGCACGTATCCAAGAAATTCGTTAA
- the rpsP gene encoding 30S ribosomal protein S16, with the protein MAVKIRLTRLGSKRNPFYRIVVADARAPRDGRIIEQIGTYNPSAVNTPEVKIDEALALKWLKDGAKPTDTVHNLLSRQGILKTFDEQKKAK; encoded by the coding sequence ATGGCAGTTAAAATTCGTTTAACACGCTTAGGTTCAAAAAGAAATCCATTCTATCGTATCGTCGTGGCAGATGCACGTGCACCACGTGATGGTCGTATTATCGAACAAATCGGTACATACAACCCATCAGCTGTGAATACACCAGAAGTAAAAATCGATGAAGCATTGGCATTAAAATGGTTAAAAGATGGTGCGAAACCTACGGATACAGTACACAATCTTTTATCACGTCAAGGTATTTTAAAAACTTTTGATGAGCAAAAAAAAGCAAAATAA
- the trmD gene encoding tRNA (guanosine(37)-N1)-methyltransferase TrmD, translated as MKIDYLTLFPEMFEGVLNQSILKRAKENGYLETQLINFRDYANNKHHQVDDYPYGGGQGMVLKPEPIFNAMRALEMSDQTRVILMTPQGQPFNQKLAESLAEAEHLVFICGHYEGYDERIREHLVTDEISVGDYVLTGGELPAMVMTDAIVRLLPGVLGNQVSHEDDSFSSGLLEYPQYTRPSHYEGMAVPDVLLSGDHAKIAQWRHEASLKRTFMKRPDLLEHYPLTTEDQKYVQSLKRTLKKN; from the coding sequence ATGAAAATTGATTATTTGACGCTCTTTCCTGAAATGTTTGAAGGTGTGCTCAATCAATCCATTTTAAAGCGTGCGAAAGAAAATGGATACTTAGAGACACAATTAATTAATTTTCGAGATTATGCCAATAATAAACATCACCAAGTGGATGATTATCCTTATGGGGGTGGGCAAGGCATGGTGTTGAAACCGGAACCTATTTTTAATGCGATGCGTGCATTGGAGATGTCGGATCAGACGCGTGTTATTTTAATGACGCCTCAGGGACAACCGTTTAATCAAAAATTGGCTGAATCATTAGCAGAAGCGGAACATCTCGTTTTTATTTGTGGTCACTATGAAGGATACGACGAACGAATTAGAGAACATTTAGTGACAGATGAAATTTCGGTAGGAGATTATGTATTAACAGGCGGCGAGTTGCCTGCGATGGTGATGACAGATGCGATTGTGCGCTTACTTCCAGGTGTATTAGGCAATCAAGTGTCACATGAAGACGACTCCTTTTCGAGTGGTCTTTTGGAATATCCGCAGTATACGCGGCCGAGCCATTATGAAGGAATGGCGGTTCCTGATGTATTGCTCTCTGGGGATCATGCGAAAATTGCGCAATGGCGTCATGAAGCATCATTGAAAAGAACATTCATGAAGCGTCCTGACTTGTTAGAACACTATCCACTTACGACAGAAGATCAGAAATATGTACAATCATTAAAAAGAACATTGAAAAAAAATTGA